The nucleotide window CGACAGGCTTTCTGTTGTTTTCATAGTCATAGTGCTGTTAGGATTCTTGGTTAGAAGGGTTTTGTTTAGGTTTGGATAATTGACCTAATAAGCCTTTGGCAGGTGCATTTCCACCTAGAGCTCTAGCAATTGTTGTCGCATTGGAGTCAAGCATCCCAATGTAAGTTCCTTCGTAGGTGCCTGGTTCCCCCATAGCATCAGAAAAGAGGGCTCCTCCGATAGTCACCTCATGTCCTTTCGATTTAGCTCCCTCAATAATCGCTTGAATATTTTTGTCGGCGACACTTGTCTCGACAAAGATTGCTTTAATCTTCTGCTCCACAATAAAGTCAACAAGTCCATTAATATCCGCTACGCCGGCTTCGGACTCTGTGCTCAAACCTTGCGCAGCTTTGACTTCTATACCATAGCTTCGAGCAAAATAGCCAAAAGCATCATGAGCAGTAATCAAATAACGTTGTTTTTGCGGAATACTTGCAATGACATCCTTGATATAGGCATCAAGTTTTTCTAGCTCGGCTTGATAAAGTATGAGGTTTTTCTGGTAATAAGGGGCATTCTCAGGATCGAATTGGGAGAGTGCTTGAGCGACAGCAGCAGTGGCTTGTGACCAGGCCTGGACATCCATCCATACGTGAGGGTCTGGATGCCCTTCCAT belongs to Verrucomicrobiota bacterium and includes:
- a CDS encoding zinc ABC transporter substrate-binding protein: MSQKNNAKRGYPYTIVTTCGMVTNIVSEVAGGKAQVIGLMGEGVDPHLYKPTRDDVAKLLEADIVFYSGLMLEGRMTDTFVKIARKGTPVHAVTEEISESYLLTPEDMEGHPDPHVWMDVQAWSQATAAVAQALSQFDPENAPYYQKNLILYQAELEKLDAYIKDVIASIPQKQRYLITAHDAFGYFARSYGIEVKAAQGLSTESEAGVADINGLVDFIVEQKIKAIFVETSVADKNIQAIIEGAKSKGHEVTIGGALFSDAMGEPGTYEGTYIGMLDSNATTIARALGGNAPAKGLLGQLSKPKQNPSNQES